The following is a genomic window from Pseudomonas lurida.
CCTGTACATGGCCGATGCGGTGGAGGAATACCTGGTGCAATTGGTCATGGCCACGCGCACCCCGGCCAAGTTCGACGCGGAAATGGCCGAATGGATCGCCTACGGCGCCAGCCCTCGCGGCTCCATCGCCCTCGACCGTTGCGCACGTGCCCATGCCTGGCTCGCCGGGCGCGACTTCGTGAGCCCGGAAGATATCCAGGCGGTGCTGTTCGACGTACTGCGCCATCGCATCATTCTGTCGTTCGAGGCCGAAGCCGCGGGCATCGACCAGGACCGTGTGGTGCAACGCATTCTCGACGTCGTTGCCGTCGCTTGAAACCCATGAACGCAGGCGATGGGATCCACGTCACGCTCAGCGAATTGATCGAGATGCGCCATCGCGTGCGCGAAGTGCAGCTGTTCTCCACGCCGAGCCAGCGCAGCCCGCTGATCGGCCTGCACCACTCCAAGCTGCGCGGGCGCGGCGTGGACTTCGACCAGGTGCGCGTGTACCAGGCCGGCGACGATGTGCGCACCATCGACTGGCGTGTGACGGCGCGCACGCAGGAGCCGCACACCAAGCTGTTCCATGAAGAACGCGAGCGGCCGATTTTCATCATGGTGGAGCAAAGCTGCCGGTTGTTTTTTGGCTCGGGACAGATGTTCAAGTCGGTGCTCGCCGCCCAGGCGGCCAGCCTGATCGGCTGGGCGGCGCTGGGGCACAACGACCGCGTGGGCGGGCTGGTGTTCGGCGACAGCGAGCACTACGAAATCAAGCCACGGCGCAGTAAACAAAGCCTGCTGCAGCTGCTCAACCGCCTGGTGCGCGTCAACCAGAGCCTGAGCACCGAAAGCCGCCCCGAAGCCGACGCACTCGGCATGGCCCTGCGCCGTGGTCGCGAAGTGTTGCGCCCTGGCAGCCTGGTGATCGTGATCTGCGATGAACGCGCGCTGACCGAAGGTGCCGAGCAACAGCTCAGTCTTTTGTCGCGCCATTGCGACCTGCTGCTACTGCCGATCTCAGACCCACTGGACCACGCCCTGCCCGCCGCTGGGCTGCTGCGCTTCGCGGAGCGCGGTGCGCAGCTGGAACTGGACACGCTCAACTTCGATTTGCGCCAGGCCTACAAGGCCCAGGCCGAAGCGCGCATTGCCCGCTGGGAACTGCTCGCGCAGAAACTACGGGTGCTGCTGATGCCCTTGAGCACCCAGAGCGAAATGGTCGAGCAACTGCGCGAATACCTCAACCCGCAACGCCCGGTTAAAAAACAATGAGCAGCCTTGACCAACTGCAGCCGCTGATCGCCCCGCCCGCCATCGGTTTCTGGCCGCCTGCGCCGGGGTGGTGGCTGTTGCTGCTGGTGATTCCGCTGCTGGGCTGGGGCCTGTGGTGGCTGCGCCGTTTCCTGCCGGCTCGTCGCCCCATCGCCCGCGCCGAGCAACCGCTGGACCCGCTGCGCATCGCTGCCCTGGCGGAGCTGGCACTGATGCCCAAACCCTACGACGGGGCCCCGGCCGGCGCGTGGCTGCAGCAACTCAATGGCCTGCTCAAGCGCCTGTGCCGCAACGACTACCCCTACAGCCAGAGCCACACCCTCAACGGCCGCAAATGGCTGGCGTTCCTCGATAACCGCTGCCCCGCCGCCGGCCTCACACGTTGGATGGTGTTAGTGGAAGGCGCCTATAAACCCGAATGCAAACTCGACGACAAAGCCATCGCCGGCCTGACCCAAGCCGTCGACACCTGGATTCGCAAACATGTTTGAGTTCGCCTGGCCGTGGGTATTTGCCCTGTTGCCACTGCCGTGGCTGATGCGCCTTGTACTGCCGGCTGCCGACAGCGGCGAGCCCGCCTTGAAAGTCAGCTACCTCAGTGACCTCGAAGGCCTGGCCCGTCGCCGCGCGCGCGCCAACCTGCCGGGTTGGCGCCAGCAAGCGCCTTACCTGGTGCTGTGGTTGCTGCTGTTGACCGCCGCGGCGCGCCCCGAATGGCTCGGCGAGCCGCTGCCGATTGCCGCCAGCGGCCGGGATTTGCTGGTGGCGGTGGACGTGTCCGGCTCGATGGATTTCCCCGATATGAACTGGCACGACGAAGACGTCAGTCGCCTGAGCCTGGTCAAACACTTGCTGGGCGATTTTCTCGAAGGCCGTGAAGGTGATCGTGTCGGCCTGATCCTGTTCGGCAGCCAGGCCTACCTGCAAGCACCGCTGACCTTCGACCGCCGCACCGTGCGCACGTGGTTGGATGAAGCGCGCATCGGCATTGCCGGCAAGAACACCGCGATTGGCGACGCCATCGGCCTGGCCCTCAAGCGCTTGCGCCAGCGTCCGGCGCAAAGCCGCGTGCTGATCCTGGTCACCGACGGTGCCAATAATGCCGGGCAGATCGACCCGCTCACCGCTGCACGCCTGGCCGCCGAAGAAGGCGTGAAGATCTACCCGATCGGCATCGGCGCCGACCCGGAACAAACCGGTTCCCTGGGCATCCTCGGCGTCAACCCGAGCCTGGACCTCGACGAACCGGCGCTCAAGGCCATCGCCGAAGCCACCGGCGGCCAGTACTTTCGCGCCCGTGATGGCGAAGAACTGCAAGCGATCAAAGAGACGCTCGACAAGCTCGAACCCGTCGAGCAACAACCCACCCAGGCGCGCCCGGCACTGGCGCTGTACAGCGCGCCCCTGGGCCTGGCATTGGTGCTGAGCATGCTGCTGGTGATTCAGGAGCGTTGGCCCAATAACGCCTTGCAGCGGTTGTTCAACAAATTGACGAGCAAAGGCATTTTCCTGCAGCAACACCCGGAATGGCGCCAGCGCCTTAAACGCCTGCGTTTGCGGAGGCGTCGATGATCGACCTGTGGCCGCACTGGTTCCGTCCCTGGTGGCTGTTGCTGTTGCCGTTGCTTGGCTGGTTGCTGTGGCACCTGTGGCACCGGCAAAAGCGCGCCGGACGCTGGCAGATGATCCTGCCACCGGCGTTCCATGCCGTGCTGCTCAGCGGTGGCAACGGCCGTGAAAGCAAATCGCCGTGGGTGCTGCTGGGTATCGCCTGGCTCCTCGCGGTGCTGGCGTTACTCGGCCCCAGCTGGCAGCGGGTTGAACAATCCAGCCAGAAGCCTTCCGACCCATTGGTGGTGCTGCTGGAACTGACCCCGGAAATGCTCGCCACCGACAGCCCGCCCAATCGCCTGGAACAGGCGCGACGCAAGCTGTATGACCTGCTGCAGGCGCGCACCGACGCGCAAACCGCGATCATCGTGTACGCCGGCAGTGCCCACACGCTTGTGCCGCTGTCAGACGACCTGGCCACCAGCCGCAACCTGCTGGAAGCCTTGCGCCCGTCGATCATGCCCGAGGCGGGCCACCGCGCCGACCTGGCGGTTGAAAAGGCCCTGGGCCTGCTCAAGCAAGGTGGCCTCGGCCAGGGTCGCCTGTTGCTGGTTGGCTCCTCGCTGTCCAAACAGGAACGCCAGGGCATCCGCCTGCTGCTGCAAAGCGCCCAGGCACCGAGTTTGTCGATCCTCGGCATCGGCAGCCGTGAGGGCACGCCGGTGACCCAGGAAAGTGGCGAGTTCCTCAAGGACGAGCAAGGCGCGATCCTGGTGCCACGCCTGGACAGCCCGACCCTCAAGGCGTTCGCCAGCGAAATGGGCGGCCGCTACCGCGCCGCGCGCCTGGACGACAAGGACCTGCGCCAGCTCGGCGTGCTGGACCCACCGCATACCCTGCGCAACGACGGCCAACTGCTGCACCTCGACACCTGGGCCGACCAGGGTTACTGGCTGCTCCTGCCCTTGTTGCTGCTGGCCGCCTGCGCCGGCCGACGCGGCTGGTTGTTCTGCCTGCCGCTGTTGCTGTTGAGTGCACCGCAACCCAGCTACGCCTTCGGCCTGCAGGACCTGTGGTTGCGGCCAGATCAGCAAGGCCAGTACCTGCTGAAGAAAAAACGTCCCGCCGAAGCCGCCGAACACTTCGAAGACCCCCAGTGGCAAGGCGTGGCGCTCTACGAAGCTGGCAACTATGCCGAGGCCATCAAGCGTTTCGCCGAGGGCAATGACGCCTACTCCCACTACAATCGTGGGAATGCCCTGGCCAAGTCCGGTGAATTGGAAGCGGCGATAGACGCCTACGAACAAGCCCTCGAAGCGCAGCCAGACCTGCAACCGGCGTTGAAAAACAAGGCACTGGTGGAAGCCCTGATGCAGGAACAGGCCCAACCAGAGCCGACCAAACCGGCAAAAAACGAGGATGACGAAACCACCCAACCCGGCCAAACTGCGCAACCGGGCGCCACTGGGCAAAACGCCACGGGAGGCGAGCAGTCGTCCCAGGGCCAGGGTGAGGCCGGCACGGGCGACACCCAGACAGGCAACACGCCACAAACCGCAGGCAATGAAGTACCGGGCAGCGAGTTGGGCGACGAACACACCACCACCCCGCCGCTGCGTCCCAATGACGCCAGCCTCGACGGTGAACATCGCCAGGCTCTGGAGCAATGGCTGCGCGAGATTCCGGACAACCCCGGTGAACTGCTGCGCCGCAAATTCTGGTACGAACAGCAACAACATCAGGACAAGACTCGATGAGCCGCCGCACCACCCTACTGCTCCTGCTCGCCCTGTCGACAGGCCACGCCCAGGCGGCGAACCTGAGCGCCAGTGTCGACCGCAGCCGCCTCAATTCCGGGGAAACGGTGGAACTGACGGTGGAATCCAGCGATGTCACCCAGTTCGGCAAGCCCGACCTGTCGCCGCTGGATGCACAGTTCGAAGTCAGCGGCACCCGCCAGATCAACCAGCTCACCACGTTGGGCGGCGATAACCGCGCCACCACGCGCTGGATCATCACCCTGCTGCCCAAGGAAAACGGCACGGTGGTCATCCCGCCCCTGCAAGTGGGCGAATACAAGACCCAGCCGATCAGCCTGCAGGTGGTCGAAACCGCCAGCCAGAACACCGCCGCCGAACTGGCGCCGGTGTTCGTCGAGGCCAACCT
Proteins encoded in this region:
- a CDS encoding DUF58 domain-containing protein; protein product: MNAGDGIHVTLSELIEMRHRVREVQLFSTPSQRSPLIGLHHSKLRGRGVDFDQVRVYQAGDDVRTIDWRVTARTQEPHTKLFHEERERPIFIMVEQSCRLFFGSGQMFKSVLAAQAASLIGWAALGHNDRVGGLVFGDSEHYEIKPRRSKQSLLQLLNRLVRVNQSLSTESRPEADALGMALRRGREVLRPGSLVIVICDERALTEGAEQQLSLLSRHCDLLLLPISDPLDHALPAAGLLRFAERGAQLELDTLNFDLRQAYKAQAEARIARWELLAQKLRVLLMPLSTQSEMVEQLREYLNPQRPVKKQ
- a CDS encoding DUF4381 domain-containing protein, with product MSSLDQLQPLIAPPAIGFWPPAPGWWLLLLVIPLLGWGLWWLRRFLPARRPIARAEQPLDPLRIAALAELALMPKPYDGAPAGAWLQQLNGLLKRLCRNDYPYSQSHTLNGRKWLAFLDNRCPAAGLTRWMVLVEGAYKPECKLDDKAIAGLTQAVDTWIRKHV
- a CDS encoding vWA domain-containing protein, which translates into the protein MFEFAWPWVFALLPLPWLMRLVLPAADSGEPALKVSYLSDLEGLARRRARANLPGWRQQAPYLVLWLLLLTAAARPEWLGEPLPIAASGRDLLVAVDVSGSMDFPDMNWHDEDVSRLSLVKHLLGDFLEGREGDRVGLILFGSQAYLQAPLTFDRRTVRTWLDEARIGIAGKNTAIGDAIGLALKRLRQRPAQSRVLILVTDGANNAGQIDPLTAARLAAEEGVKIYPIGIGADPEQTGSLGILGVNPSLDLDEPALKAIAEATGGQYFRARDGEELQAIKETLDKLEPVEQQPTQARPALALYSAPLGLALVLSMLLVIQERWPNNALQRLFNKLTSKGIFLQQHPEWRQRLKRLRLRRRR
- a CDS encoding tetratricopeptide repeat protein; the protein is MIDLWPHWFRPWWLLLLPLLGWLLWHLWHRQKRAGRWQMILPPAFHAVLLSGGNGRESKSPWVLLGIAWLLAVLALLGPSWQRVEQSSQKPSDPLVVLLELTPEMLATDSPPNRLEQARRKLYDLLQARTDAQTAIIVYAGSAHTLVPLSDDLATSRNLLEALRPSIMPEAGHRADLAVEKALGLLKQGGLGQGRLLLVGSSLSKQERQGIRLLLQSAQAPSLSILGIGSREGTPVTQESGEFLKDEQGAILVPRLDSPTLKAFASEMGGRYRAARLDDKDLRQLGVLDPPHTLRNDGQLLHLDTWADQGYWLLLPLLLLAACAGRRGWLFCLPLLLLSAPQPSYAFGLQDLWLRPDQQGQYLLKKKRPAEAAEHFEDPQWQGVALYEAGNYAEAIKRFAEGNDAYSHYNRGNALAKSGELEAAIDAYEQALEAQPDLQPALKNKALVEALMQEQAQPEPTKPAKNEDDETTQPGQTAQPGATGQNATGGEQSSQGQGEAGTGDTQTGNTPQTAGNEVPGSELGDEHTTTPPLRPNDASLDGEHRQALEQWLREIPDNPGELLRRKFWYEQQQHQDKTR